The Ischnura elegans chromosome 1, ioIscEleg1.1, whole genome shotgun sequence genome contains a region encoding:
- the LOC124170458 gene encoding aprataxin and PNK-like factor, whose translation MESHSSEGDATAENTVSPSSLDVGDSINLEDNLSGASGPDSAPRQRCKYGADCYRRNDDHKKLFSHPGDPDYNKVVTLTVTPDTSDNRPECKYGTNCYRKNPQHKKDFKHTSTPSVPVKRKRKKKVEKAVESDQESSDDYDYDDPFLNDDSSDDYQPTSSDSDSSPSDVEDMEEDMKRTLRDGKKFVRK comes from the exons ATGGAATCTCACAGCTCAGAAGGAGACGCCACTGCGGAAAACACTGTCAGTCCTTCTAGTCTTGACGTGGGTGATTCTATAAACTTAGAAGATAATCTTTCAGGAGCTTCTGGTCCCGATTCAGCTCCTAGGCAGAGGTGTAAATACGGAGCTGACTGTTATAG GCGCAACGATGACCACAAAAAACTGTTCAGCCATCCTGGAGATCCAGACTACAACAAAGTTGTTACCTTGACCGTAACACCTGATACGTCTGACAACAGGCCTGAATGCAAATATGGCACTAATTGCTACCGCAAAAACCCTCAGCATAAGAAGGATTTCAAACATACATCCACTCCTTCGGTTCCTGTgaaaagaaagaggaagaaaaaagtgGAGAAAG CGGTGGAATCTGATCAAGAGTCAAGCGACGACTATGATTATGATGATCCCTTTCTCAACGACGATAGTTCTGATGATTATCAACCCACTAGTTCCGACTCGGATTCATCACCCTCTGATGTCGAGGACATGGAGGAGGACATGAAAAGGACCTTAAGAGATGGGAAGAAGTTTGTTCGTAAATGA